A single Cyanobacterium sp. T60_A2020_053 DNA region contains:
- the map gene encoding type I methionyl aminopeptidase, with amino-acid sequence MGNETIVLLSTREIEKMRNAGKLAAQLLEHLGKMVKPGVSTYALNQEAEKWTKSKGAKSAPLGYGKPPFPASICTSVNEVICHGIPSKNHILKDGDIINIDVTPIVDGYHGDTSKTFFVGTPSPSTKKLVEVTEECLYIGINAVKPNGRIGDIGAAIQEYAESQGFSVVRNFVGHGVGRVFHTPPQVPHYGRKGTGTKIRPGMVFTIEPMINEGTWEADMLDDGWTAVTKDRKLSAQFEHTIAVTKTGVEILTVNR; translated from the coding sequence ATGGGCAACGAAACAATAGTATTATTGTCAACCAGAGAAATAGAAAAAATGCGCAATGCTGGAAAACTAGCGGCGCAATTATTAGAACATTTAGGGAAAATGGTCAAACCCGGAGTAAGTACCTACGCCCTCAACCAAGAAGCAGAAAAATGGACTAAAAGTAAAGGAGCAAAAAGCGCCCCTCTAGGTTATGGTAAACCACCTTTTCCTGCCTCTATTTGTACCAGTGTCAACGAAGTTATTTGTCATGGCATCCCTAGTAAAAACCACATTCTCAAAGACGGTGATATTATTAACATCGATGTTACCCCCATTGTTGACGGTTATCACGGAGATACCTCAAAAACCTTTTTTGTGGGGACTCCATCCCCTAGTACAAAAAAATTAGTGGAAGTGACAGAAGAATGCCTATATATTGGTATTAATGCAGTTAAGCCTAACGGCAGAATTGGAGACATCGGTGCTGCCATTCAGGAATACGCAGAAAGTCAAGGTTTTTCCGTGGTGCGCAATTTTGTAGGTCATGGTGTTGGTAGAGTATTTCATACTCCCCCCCAAGTGCCTCATTATGGTAGAAAAGGCACAGGGACAAAAATTCGCCCTGGCATGGTATTTACCATCGAACCCATGATTAATGAAGGTACATGGGAAGCTGATATGTTAGATGATGGTTGGACTGCGGTAACAAAAGATCGTAAATTATCGGCACAATTTGAGCATACCATCGCTGTTACCAAAACTGGAGTAGAAATTCTTACCGTTAATCGTTAA